From Streptomyces sp. SCSIO 75703:
CCACCCTGCCCTTCCTCTACAACGTGTGGCACACCCACCAGTACGGCCGGCGGGTGGAGCGCGACGACCCCTGGGGCTACGGCCGTTCCCTCGAATGGGCCACGAGCTGCCCGCCCCCGCGCCACAACTTCACCTCGCTGCCCCGCGTCCGTTCCGAATCCCCGGCCTTCGACCTGCACCACCCCGCCGTCAGCCGGACCGACCAGAGGCAGGACCAGTGAGGACCGAATCCCGTCTGTTCGCCGGAGTCGCCGCCTTCTTCGCCACCACCGCGACCGGCTACGGCTGGTTCTCCGCCGAGCCCGCGGGCACCGTCGCCCTCGCGCTCGCCTGCCTGATGGCCTCCCTGGTCTCCTTCTTCCTGCGGGTGCAGTACCGCAAGCGGGGATCGCGCGCGCAGGACCGGGGCGACGCCGAGGTCGCCGACGCCGTCGGCCCGCTGGGGTTCTTCGCACCGCACAGCCCGTGGCCCATCACCGTCGCCCTCGGCGCCATCGTCCTCGCCAACGGCATCGTCTTCGGCCTCTGGCTCGTCCTGATGGGCTTCGGCCTGCTCGCCTTCGCCGTCTGCGGGCTGGTCTTCCAGTACGCCGACCGGGGCGCTCAGCGCTCGGGACCGGCCGCCGGCGCCTCGCCCGGCTCCGCCGCCTCCGCGCCCGCCGAGTCCTCCGGGTCCACCCGGTCTCCGTAGTACCACTCGCTCAGCGTCGCCCGCAGCCGTCCCACCTCGGGCGACTCCTCGCCCGCCGCCGGGGCGGGCGCCAGGGGCAGCGGCTCACGGCGCGAGCGCAGCACGTGCCGCTCCTCCCCGTCCAGGGGCGTACTGCTCTCCACGTAGCCGCCGGTCAGCGTCTGGCGCAGCTCGCCGGTCTCCTCACCGTGCTCCAGCCGTTCCCGCTCGCGCTCCTGCAACGCCAGGCAGACCCGCTTGGTCACCATGAGGGCGAGCGGCGGCAGCACCACCAGGCAGACCCGGAACACCCACGTCAGCAGGTTCAGCGAGAGGCCGAAGGTCCGGGCGAGGACGTCGTTGCCGCCGGCCGCGGTGAGCACCGCGTAGAAGCAGATCGCGGCCACCCCCAGCCCGGTCCGCACCGGCGCGTCCCGGGGCCGGTCGCACAGGTGGTGCTCCTCCCGGTCACCCGTCACCCACCGCTCGAAGAACGGGTACGCGTACAGCACCGTGAACAGGGCCCCGGGCAGCAGCACCGCCGGAACCAGCACGTTCCACATCAGGGTGTGCCCGGCCAGCGACGTCTCGAACGGCGGCATCAGCCGCAGCGCGCCCTCCAGGAAGCCGACGTACCAGTCCGGCTGCGACCCCGCGGAGACGGTGTCGGGCCGGTAGGGGCCGTACACCCAGATCGGGTTGATCTGCGCCAGCGCGGCGAACACCGTGAGGACCCCGAACACCATGAAGAACAGGCCCGTGGAACCCGCCGCGAACTGCGGGAACAGCGGTTTGCCCACCACGTTGTGCCGGGTGCGGCCCCGGCCCGCCCACTGGGTGTGCTTCAGGTAGAAGACGAGGATCAGGTGGACGGTGACCAGCGCCAGCAGCAGGCCCGGGATGAGCAGGATGTGCAGCGAGTACAGCCGGGGCACCAGATCGTGCCCCGGGTACTGCCCGCCGAACACGAACATGCTGAGGTACGTCCCCACGACCGGGATCGAGAGCATGATGCCCTGCGCGATGCGCAGCCCCGTCCCGGACAGCAGGTCGTCGGGGAGCGAGTACCCGGCGAACCCCTCGGCGAGGGCCAGCAGGAACAGCGTCACGCCGATCATCCAGTTGACCTCACGCGGACGGCGGAACGCCCCGGTGAAGAAGATCCGCAGCAGGTGCACCCCGATGGCGGACAGGAACACCAGCGCCGCCCAGTGGTGCACCTGACGGATCAGCAGCCCGCCGCGCACGTCGAAACTGATGTCCACCGTCGACCGGTACGCCTCCGACATGGTCACCCCGACCAGCGGCCGGTACGAGCCGTCGTAGACCACGTCCGTCATCGACGGGTGGAAGAACAGGGTGAGCCACACGCCGGTCAGCAGCAGGACCACGAAGCTGTACAGGGCGATCTCGCCCAGCAGGAACGACCAGTGCTCGGGGAACGCCTTGCGCAGCAGCACCCCGCCCTCGGACACGGGGAGGCGGCCGTCGGCCCAGGTGACGGTGCGCTCGGCCGTGCGACGGGCCCGCGCGCCGGCACGGGCCCTCCTCCTCTTCAACACCACGGCGCATGGGTTCCCGCACCCCACCGTGGGAAACTACGCCCCCACCCCGGCTGGAGTACCCGGCCCGCGCGCCGGGTCCTCCTCCGGCCCCGCCGGCGCCCCTCCGGCGCGTCCCCCGGCCGGGACCCCGACGCCGGGTCAGCGCCCGCCCGGACCGCCGCTGCCGAACGAGCCGCTGCTGCCCTCGTCCCAGCGGCGCCGCTCCTGCGCGGAGGCGGTCCGGCTGCCCTGGTGCCGCAGTTCGTGCGGGAGCGTCCGGTCGTCGTCGCGGGGCACCTCGTCCGGCTCGCGCCGCTCCCGGACCTCCCCGACCGGCCCCTCGTCGGGCAGGCGTGGCTGCTCAGCGGGCGACGGCGGCGGCGGCTCCCTCCGCTTGAGGCGGATACCGAACGCGAAGGCCCCGATCAGCACGGCCACCACCACGACGGCCGCCACCACCAGCCCCACGCTCGCCGCGCCGGACCCTGCCGCGAGATCCCTCCATGCCTCGTTCATGGGGGCGCGGGTACCCTCCGCGACCGCGGCCAACCCGCCCCCGGCCCACACCGGGCCGGCCCGGCCGGCCGCCGCCGGCCGCGCGCACCCCGGCCGCGGGCGCGCGGCCCGCGCCGGGTTTACCCGGCGGGGCTCCCGGCAACCCGCCCGGTGTGAACCCGACGACTTCCCAGCAGGACCTCTTCCGTTTCCTGGAGGACCGGTTCGCCTGCGCCCAGGCGTGCGGCGAGTGCGCCAGGACCAGTGCGCTGCGGGCCAGTCTGGTGGACCCGGACGGGACGGAGAGCCGGGACCACGCCCGGCACCAGGGCATCACGTGCGCCGAGGTGTGCGACGCCACGTGCCGGGTGCTGTCCGACCAGAACCAGGTGGACGAGGACGTGATCCGCGCCCAGCTCGAATGGTGCAGGGGCGTCTGCCTGGAGAGCGCGCACGTCTTCGACGCCCACCCGGGGGCCGAGGACAGCGCGCGGGCCTGCCGGGACTGCGCCCGTGCCTGCGGCGCCTTCCTGGCCACCCTGCGCTGAGCGGCCCCCGCGCGCCCCGGGCCCCCGGTGGCCCGCCCCGGGCCGCCCGCCCTGCCCGGACCTCCTCGCCCCCGACCGCGCACGCCCCGCGCCCTGGCCCGGGACGGCGCCCCCGTGCTACCAAGAGCCATGAGCGCACCGCGGGTATCGCGCAGCCATGACGCCGTCGTCGTCGGAGGCGGGCACAACGGCCTGGTCGCCGCCGCCTACCTGGCCCGCGCCGGACGTTCCGTCCTGGTGCTGGAGCGGCTGGACCACACCGGGGGCGCGGCCGTGTCCACCCGGCCCTTCCCCGGAATCGACGTCCGCCTCTCCC
This genomic window contains:
- a CDS encoding cytochrome c oxidase subunit 4; translation: MRTESRLFAGVAAFFATTATGYGWFSAEPAGTVALALACLMASLVSFFLRVQYRKRGSRAQDRGDAEVADAVGPLGFFAPHSPWPITVALGAIVLANGIVFGLWLVLMGFGLLAFAVCGLVFQYADRGAQRSGPAAGASPGSAASAPAESSGSTRSP
- a CDS encoding ubiquinol-cytochrome c reductase cytochrome b subunit produces the protein MVLKRRRARAGARARRTAERTVTWADGRLPVSEGGVLLRKAFPEHWSFLLGEIALYSFVVLLLTGVWLTLFFHPSMTDVVYDGSYRPLVGVTMSEAYRSTVDISFDVRGGLLIRQVHHWAALVFLSAIGVHLLRIFFTGAFRRPREVNWMIGVTLFLLALAEGFAGYSLPDDLLSGTGLRIAQGIMLSIPVVGTYLSMFVFGGQYPGHDLVPRLYSLHILLIPGLLLALVTVHLILVFYLKHTQWAGRGRTRHNVVGKPLFPQFAAGSTGLFFMVFGVLTVFAALAQINPIWVYGPYRPDTVSAGSQPDWYVGFLEGALRLMPPFETSLAGHTLMWNVLVPAVLLPGALFTVLYAYPFFERWVTGDREEHHLCDRPRDAPVRTGLGVAAICFYAVLTAAGGNDVLARTFGLSLNLLTWVFRVCLVVLPPLALMVTKRVCLALQERERERLEHGEETGELRQTLTGGYVESSTPLDGEERHVLRSRREPLPLAPAPAAGEESPEVGRLRATLSEWYYGDRVDPEDSAGAEAAEPGEAPAAGPER
- a CDS encoding DUF6479 family protein, whose protein sequence is MNEAWRDLAAGSGAASVGLVVAAVVVVAVLIGAFAFGIRLKRREPPPPSPAEQPRLPDEGPVGEVRERREPDEVPRDDDRTLPHELRHQGSRTASAQERRRWDEGSSGSFGSGGPGGR
- a CDS encoding four-helix bundle copper-binding protein; amino-acid sequence: MNPTTSQQDLFRFLEDRFACAQACGECARTSALRASLVDPDGTESRDHARHQGITCAEVCDATCRVLSDQNQVDEDVIRAQLEWCRGVCLESAHVFDAHPGAEDSARACRDCARACGAFLATLR